The Panicum virgatum strain AP13 chromosome 5K, P.virgatum_v5, whole genome shotgun sequence genome has a window encoding:
- the LOC120708152 gene encoding clp protease adapter protein ClpF, chloroplastic-like isoform X5, translating into MQGISICGSVASPHGANCTRACVAGISPRLPYEINGVSHGAFSCHWRMHKLRIKTNGRRINATVRANARWLFGGDGRSSDARLERSESANEDILIFYFQMDLQTRIQYALNIEQFDVAKQLREKLTEIETEIIRQREAKRGSSKTEAQDKALNLLRVRADLQKAIDSENYAVAAGLRDEIAKLEAESLAVSAKALAYQNVKYAFRLGQKVRHKVHGYRGVICGMDPVCCESKSWMETANVEKLSKGPNQPFYQWQKKIFQQLKNQRKEGLITPTLNFYSMVRTRLGTSSPSNNSVRSMTSPAMKILEMKMTTMATQVAEVPSCS; encoded by the exons ATGCAGGGCATCTCTATATGTGGTTCGGTTGCTTCACCCCATGGAGCAAATTGCACAAGGGCTTGTGTTGCAGGGATCAGTCCGAGGCTGCCATATGAGATTAATGGAGTAAGCCATGGAGCTTTCTCATGCCACTGGCGCATGCATAAACTCCGCATAAAGACCAATGGCAGAAGaattaatgctacagtaagAGCTAATGCCAGATGGTTGTTTGGAGGAGATGGGCGTAGCAGCGATGCAAGGCTGGAGCGCAGTGAGTCTGCTAATGAAGATATCTTGATCTTCTACTTCCAGATGGATTTACAGACCCGGATACAA TATGCATTGAATATAGAACAATTTGATGTGGCAAAACAATTGAGGGAAAAACTCACTGAG ATTGAAACGGAAATAATTAGGCAACGTGAAGCTAAACGAGGTTCATCAAAGACTGAAGCTCAAGACAAAGCTCTGAATCTTTTACGTGTACG TGCAGACTTGCAGAAAGCTATTGACAGTGAAAACTATGCTGTGGCAGCTGGTCTGCGTGATGAAATCGCCAAACTTGAG GCCGAATCTCTTGCAGTATCTGCTAAAGCTCTTGCTTATCAAAATGTGAAGTATGCGTTTCGACTAGGGCAGAAAGTACGGCACAAGGTACATG GATATAGAGGGGTGATATGTGGCATGGATCCTGTATGCTGTGAATCCAAGTCATGGATGGAGACAGCAAATGTGGAGAAGCTGTCTAAAGGTCCAAATCAACCATTTTATCAG TGGCAGAAGAAAATCTTTCAGCAGCTCAAGAATCAGAGAAA GGAAGGTTTGATCACCCCTACATTGAATTTCTATTCTATGGTGAGGACACGGCTGGGGACTTCATCCCCATCAAACAACTCCGTGAGAAGTATGACCAGCCCCGCtatgaagattctggagatgAAAATGACAACGATGGCGACACAAGTAGCTGAAG TGCCTTCATGTAGCTAA
- the LOC120708152 gene encoding clp protease adapter protein ClpF, chloroplastic-like isoform X4, producing the protein MQGISICGSVASPHGANCTRACVAGISPRLPYEINGVSHGAFSCHWRMHKLRIKTNGRRINATVRANARWLFGGDGRSSDARLERSESANEDILIFYFQMDLQTRIQYALNIEQFDVAKQLREKLTEIETEIIRQREAKRGSSKTEAQDKALNLLRVRADLQKAIDSENYAVAAGLRDEIAKLEAESLAVSAKALAYQNVKYAFRLGQKVRHKVHGYRGVICGMDPVCCESKSWMETANVEKLSKGPNQPFYQWQKKIFQQLKNQRKEGLITPTLNFYSMVRTRLGTSSPSNNSVRSMTSPAMKILEMKMTTMATQVAEGQVPSCS; encoded by the exons ATGCAGGGCATCTCTATATGTGGTTCGGTTGCTTCACCCCATGGAGCAAATTGCACAAGGGCTTGTGTTGCAGGGATCAGTCCGAGGCTGCCATATGAGATTAATGGAGTAAGCCATGGAGCTTTCTCATGCCACTGGCGCATGCATAAACTCCGCATAAAGACCAATGGCAGAAGaattaatgctacagtaagAGCTAATGCCAGATGGTTGTTTGGAGGAGATGGGCGTAGCAGCGATGCAAGGCTGGAGCGCAGTGAGTCTGCTAATGAAGATATCTTGATCTTCTACTTCCAGATGGATTTACAGACCCGGATACAA TATGCATTGAATATAGAACAATTTGATGTGGCAAAACAATTGAGGGAAAAACTCACTGAG ATTGAAACGGAAATAATTAGGCAACGTGAAGCTAAACGAGGTTCATCAAAGACTGAAGCTCAAGACAAAGCTCTGAATCTTTTACGTGTACG TGCAGACTTGCAGAAAGCTATTGACAGTGAAAACTATGCTGTGGCAGCTGGTCTGCGTGATGAAATCGCCAAACTTGAG GCCGAATCTCTTGCAGTATCTGCTAAAGCTCTTGCTTATCAAAATGTGAAGTATGCGTTTCGACTAGGGCAGAAAGTACGGCACAAGGTACATG GATATAGAGGGGTGATATGTGGCATGGATCCTGTATGCTGTGAATCCAAGTCATGGATGGAGACAGCAAATGTGGAGAAGCTGTCTAAAGGTCCAAATCAACCATTTTATCAG TGGCAGAAGAAAATCTTTCAGCAGCTCAAGAATCAGAGAAA GGAAGGTTTGATCACCCCTACATTGAATTTCTATTCTATGGTGAGGACACGGCTGGGGACTTCATCCCCATCAAACAACTCCGTGAGAAGTATGACCAGCCCCGCtatgaagattctggagatgAAAATGACAACGATGGCGACACAAGTAGCTGAAGGTCAAG TGCCTTCATGTAGCTAA
- the LOC120710751 gene encoding uncharacterized protein LOC120710751 isoform X1 translates to MKKVRARRQRVPAFGEWNYDYGGAGDWPVTQYFDSAMQAGLVVAIPPSTKPPKKQAVKWSDSATLESEDEKQRQPVVVGLGGEQGAVKKQGKQSRVADAGAHASPAYKACPAAVKAVDQDLYQIPPDMLCHDPRKRVTRRRSAWMGCLGLGCVA, encoded by the exons ATGAAG AAGGTGCGGGCGAGGCGGCAGCGCGTGCCGGCGTTCGGGGAGTGGAACTACGactacggcggcgccggcgactggCCGGTCACCCAGTACTTCGACTCCGCCATGCAGGCCGGGCTGGTCGTCGCGATACCGCCCTCGACCAAGCCACCCAAGAAG CAGGCCGTCAAGTGGAGTGACAGTGCCACACTGGAGTCGGAGGACGAGAAGCAGCGGCAGCCGGTGGTGGTGGGGCtgggcggcgagcagggcgccGTGAAGAAGCAGGGGAAGCAGAGCCGGGTGGCCGACGCCGGGGCCCACGCCTCCCCTGCGTACAAGGCGTGCCCGGCGGCCGTCAAGGCCGTGGACCAGGACCTCTATCAGATCCCGCCCGACATGCTCTGCCACGACCCCAGG AAGAGggtgacgaggaggaggagcgcgtgGATGGGCTGCCTGGGGCTCGGCTGCGTCGCCTAG
- the LOC120708152 gene encoding clp protease adapter protein ClpF, chloroplastic-like isoform X1, which translates to MQGISICGSVASPHGANCTRACVAGISPRLPYEINGVSHGAFSCHWRMHKLRIKTNGRRINATVRANARWLFGGDGRSSDARLERSESANEDILIFYFQMDLQTRIQYALNIEQFDVAKQLREKLTEIETEIIRQREAKRGSSKTEAQDKALNLLRVRADLQKAIDSENYAVAAGLRDEIAKLEAESLAVSAKALAYQNVKYAFRLGQKVRHKVHGYRGVICGMDPVCCESKSWMETANVEKLSKGPNQPFYQWQKKIFQQLKNQRKEGLITPTLNFYSMVRTRLGTSSPSNNSVRSMTSPAMKILEMKMTTMATQVAEGQDGTWYAIQPSAKCSSSGMCSG; encoded by the exons ATGCAGGGCATCTCTATATGTGGTTCGGTTGCTTCACCCCATGGAGCAAATTGCACAAGGGCTTGTGTTGCAGGGATCAGTCCGAGGCTGCCATATGAGATTAATGGAGTAAGCCATGGAGCTTTCTCATGCCACTGGCGCATGCATAAACTCCGCATAAAGACCAATGGCAGAAGaattaatgctacagtaagAGCTAATGCCAGATGGTTGTTTGGAGGAGATGGGCGTAGCAGCGATGCAAGGCTGGAGCGCAGTGAGTCTGCTAATGAAGATATCTTGATCTTCTACTTCCAGATGGATTTACAGACCCGGATACAA TATGCATTGAATATAGAACAATTTGATGTGGCAAAACAATTGAGGGAAAAACTCACTGAG ATTGAAACGGAAATAATTAGGCAACGTGAAGCTAAACGAGGTTCATCAAAGACTGAAGCTCAAGACAAAGCTCTGAATCTTTTACGTGTACG TGCAGACTTGCAGAAAGCTATTGACAGTGAAAACTATGCTGTGGCAGCTGGTCTGCGTGATGAAATCGCCAAACTTGAG GCCGAATCTCTTGCAGTATCTGCTAAAGCTCTTGCTTATCAAAATGTGAAGTATGCGTTTCGACTAGGGCAGAAAGTACGGCACAAGGTACATG GATATAGAGGGGTGATATGTGGCATGGATCCTGTATGCTGTGAATCCAAGTCATGGATGGAGACAGCAAATGTGGAGAAGCTGTCTAAAGGTCCAAATCAACCATTTTATCAG TGGCAGAAGAAAATCTTTCAGCAGCTCAAGAATCAGAGAAA GGAAGGTTTGATCACCCCTACATTGAATTTCTATTCTATGGTGAGGACACGGCTGGGGACTTCATCCCCATCAAACAACTCCGTGAGAAGTATGACCAGCCCCGCtatgaagattctggagatgAAAATGACAACGATGGCGACACAAGTAGCTGAAGGTCAAG ATGGCACATGGTATGCAATACAACCATCAGCGAAATGCTCATCGTCTGGGATGTGCAGTGGATAA
- the LOC120708152 gene encoding clp protease adapter protein ClpF, chloroplastic-like isoform X3: MQGISICGSVASPHGANCTRACVAGISPRLPYEINGVSHGAFSCHWRMHKLRIKTNGRRINATVRANARWLFGGDGRSSDARLERSESANEDILIFYFQMDLQTRIQYALNIEQFDVAKQLREKLTEIETEIIRQREAKRGSSKTEAQDKALNLLRVRADLQKAIDSENYAVAAGLRDEIAKLEAESLAVSAKALAYQNVKYAFRLGQKVRHKVHGYRGVICGMDPVCCESKSWMETANVEKLSKGPNQPFYQVLVDVYVDPELLVAYVAEENLSAAQESEKGRFDHPYIEFLFYGEDTAGDFIPIKQLREKYDQPRYEDSGDENDNDGDTSS; encoded by the exons ATGCAGGGCATCTCTATATGTGGTTCGGTTGCTTCACCCCATGGAGCAAATTGCACAAGGGCTTGTGTTGCAGGGATCAGTCCGAGGCTGCCATATGAGATTAATGGAGTAAGCCATGGAGCTTTCTCATGCCACTGGCGCATGCATAAACTCCGCATAAAGACCAATGGCAGAAGaattaatgctacagtaagAGCTAATGCCAGATGGTTGTTTGGAGGAGATGGGCGTAGCAGCGATGCAAGGCTGGAGCGCAGTGAGTCTGCTAATGAAGATATCTTGATCTTCTACTTCCAGATGGATTTACAGACCCGGATACAA TATGCATTGAATATAGAACAATTTGATGTGGCAAAACAATTGAGGGAAAAACTCACTGAG ATTGAAACGGAAATAATTAGGCAACGTGAAGCTAAACGAGGTTCATCAAAGACTGAAGCTCAAGACAAAGCTCTGAATCTTTTACGTGTACG TGCAGACTTGCAGAAAGCTATTGACAGTGAAAACTATGCTGTGGCAGCTGGTCTGCGTGATGAAATCGCCAAACTTGAG GCCGAATCTCTTGCAGTATCTGCTAAAGCTCTTGCTTATCAAAATGTGAAGTATGCGTTTCGACTAGGGCAGAAAGTACGGCACAAGGTACATG GATATAGAGGGGTGATATGTGGCATGGATCCTGTATGCTGTGAATCCAAGTCATGGATGGAGACAGCAAATGTGGAGAAGCTGTCTAAAGGTCCAAATCAACCATTTTATCAG GTCCTGGTTGACGTATACGTTGATCCAGAACTACTTGTCGCATatg TGGCAGAAGAAAATCTTTCAGCAGCTCAAGAATCAGAGAAA GGAAGGTTTGATCACCCCTACATTGAATTTCTATTCTATGGTGAGGACACGGCTGGGGACTTCATCCCCATCAAACAACTCCGTGAGAAGTATGACCAGCCCCGCtatgaagattctggagatgAAAATGACAACGATGGCGACACAAGTAGCTGA
- the LOC120708152 gene encoding clp protease adapter protein ClpF, chloroplastic-like isoform X2 encodes MQGISICGSVASPHGANCTRACVAGISPRLPYEINGVSHGAFSCHWRMHKLRIKTNGRRINATVRANARWLFGGDGRSSDARLERSESANEDILIFYFQMDLQTRIQYALNIEQFDVAKQLREKLTEIETEIIRQREAKRGSSKTEAQDKALNLLRVRADLQKAIDSENYAVAAGLRDEIAKLEAESLAVSAKALAYQNVKYAFRLGQKVRHKVHGYRGVICGMDPVCCESKSWMETANVEKLSKGPNQPFYQWQKKIFQQLKNQRKEGLITPTLNFYSMVRTRLGTSSPSNNSVRSMTSPAMKILEMKMTTMATQVAEDGTWYAIQPSAKCSSSGMCSG; translated from the exons ATGCAGGGCATCTCTATATGTGGTTCGGTTGCTTCACCCCATGGAGCAAATTGCACAAGGGCTTGTGTTGCAGGGATCAGTCCGAGGCTGCCATATGAGATTAATGGAGTAAGCCATGGAGCTTTCTCATGCCACTGGCGCATGCATAAACTCCGCATAAAGACCAATGGCAGAAGaattaatgctacagtaagAGCTAATGCCAGATGGTTGTTTGGAGGAGATGGGCGTAGCAGCGATGCAAGGCTGGAGCGCAGTGAGTCTGCTAATGAAGATATCTTGATCTTCTACTTCCAGATGGATTTACAGACCCGGATACAA TATGCATTGAATATAGAACAATTTGATGTGGCAAAACAATTGAGGGAAAAACTCACTGAG ATTGAAACGGAAATAATTAGGCAACGTGAAGCTAAACGAGGTTCATCAAAGACTGAAGCTCAAGACAAAGCTCTGAATCTTTTACGTGTACG TGCAGACTTGCAGAAAGCTATTGACAGTGAAAACTATGCTGTGGCAGCTGGTCTGCGTGATGAAATCGCCAAACTTGAG GCCGAATCTCTTGCAGTATCTGCTAAAGCTCTTGCTTATCAAAATGTGAAGTATGCGTTTCGACTAGGGCAGAAAGTACGGCACAAGGTACATG GATATAGAGGGGTGATATGTGGCATGGATCCTGTATGCTGTGAATCCAAGTCATGGATGGAGACAGCAAATGTGGAGAAGCTGTCTAAAGGTCCAAATCAACCATTTTATCAG TGGCAGAAGAAAATCTTTCAGCAGCTCAAGAATCAGAGAAA GGAAGGTTTGATCACCCCTACATTGAATTTCTATTCTATGGTGAGGACACGGCTGGGGACTTCATCCCCATCAAACAACTCCGTGAGAAGTATGACCAGCCCCGCtatgaagattctggagatgAAAATGACAACGATGGCGACACAAGTAGCTGAAG ATGGCACATGGTATGCAATACAACCATCAGCGAAATGCTCATCGTCTGGGATGTGCAGTGGATAA
- the LOC120708154 gene encoding putative pre-16S rRNA nuclease, which translates to MRLLQAEELFRKVLEGGSKTKAARLLGLDVGSKYVGLAVSDEKNRIALPLSVLSRTKTNINLMADDFKTLASKYSLAGFVVGYPFNLHGQHSPNAVQVRLLAGELCKTGKLDDLCYTYWDENFTSKCVEALLHPLNLKNQVEAKTITDKFAAVCILQGYLDNMNRKFRPADKSEA; encoded by the exons atgaggcTGCTGCAAGCGGAAGAGCTATTCCGGAAGGTTCTGGAGGGTGGGTCGAAGACGAAGGCGGCTCGGCTGCTCGGGCTCGACGTTGGCAGCAAGTACGTCGGGCTGGCCGTCTCCGATGAGAAGAACAGGATTGCTTTGCCTCTGAG TGTCTTGAGTCGGACAAAGACAAACATCAACTTGATGGCAGATGATTTCAAAACATTG GCTTCAAAATATTCCCTAGCTGGGTTTGTTGTGGGCTATCCATTCAACCTTCATGGTCAACACTCTCCAAAT GCAGTTCAAGTAAGGCTTCTTGCTGGAGAACTTTGTAAAACAGGGAAACTTGATGATCTGTGCTACACATATTGGGATGAAAATTTCACCTCAAAG TGTGTTGAAGCCCTCTTACATCCTCTGAATCTAAAAAACCAAGTTGAGGCCAAAACAATAACAGATAAATTTGCTGCAGTTTGCATACTCCAG GGTTATCTTGATAACATGAACAGAAAATTCAGACCTGCTGACAAATCTGAAGCATAA
- the LOC120710751 gene encoding uncharacterized protein LOC120710751 isoform X3 has protein sequence MKVRARRQRVPAFGEWNYDYGGAGDWPVTQYFDSAMQAGLVVAIPPSTKPPKKQAVKWSDSATLESEDEKQRQPVVVGLGGEQGAVKKQGKQSRVADAGAHASPAYKACPAAVKAVDQDLYQIPPDMLCHDPRKRVTRRRSAWMGCLGLGCVA, from the exons ATGAAG GTGCGGGCGAGGCGGCAGCGCGTGCCGGCGTTCGGGGAGTGGAACTACGactacggcggcgccggcgactggCCGGTCACCCAGTACTTCGACTCCGCCATGCAGGCCGGGCTGGTCGTCGCGATACCGCCCTCGACCAAGCCACCCAAGAAG CAGGCCGTCAAGTGGAGTGACAGTGCCACACTGGAGTCGGAGGACGAGAAGCAGCGGCAGCCGGTGGTGGTGGGGCtgggcggcgagcagggcgccGTGAAGAAGCAGGGGAAGCAGAGCCGGGTGGCCGACGCCGGGGCCCACGCCTCCCCTGCGTACAAGGCGTGCCCGGCGGCCGTCAAGGCCGTGGACCAGGACCTCTATCAGATCCCGCCCGACATGCTCTGCCACGACCCCAGG AAGAGggtgacgaggaggaggagcgcgtgGATGGGCTGCCTGGGGCTCGGCTGCGTCGCCTAG
- the LOC120710751 gene encoding uncharacterized protein LOC120710751 isoform X2 has translation MKKVRARRQRVPAFGEWNYDYGGAGDWPVTQYFDSAMQAGLVVAIPPSTKPPKKAVKWSDSATLESEDEKQRQPVVVGLGGEQGAVKKQGKQSRVADAGAHASPAYKACPAAVKAVDQDLYQIPPDMLCHDPRKRVTRRRSAWMGCLGLGCVA, from the exons ATGAAG AAGGTGCGGGCGAGGCGGCAGCGCGTGCCGGCGTTCGGGGAGTGGAACTACGactacggcggcgccggcgactggCCGGTCACCCAGTACTTCGACTCCGCCATGCAGGCCGGGCTGGTCGTCGCGATACCGCCCTCGACCAAGCCACCCAAGAAG GCCGTCAAGTGGAGTGACAGTGCCACACTGGAGTCGGAGGACGAGAAGCAGCGGCAGCCGGTGGTGGTGGGGCtgggcggcgagcagggcgccGTGAAGAAGCAGGGGAAGCAGAGCCGGGTGGCCGACGCCGGGGCCCACGCCTCCCCTGCGTACAAGGCGTGCCCGGCGGCCGTCAAGGCCGTGGACCAGGACCTCTATCAGATCCCGCCCGACATGCTCTGCCACGACCCCAGG AAGAGggtgacgaggaggaggagcgcgtgGATGGGCTGCCTGGGGCTCGGCTGCGTCGCCTAG
- the LOC120708153 gene encoding isopentenyl phosphate kinase-like, which translates to MAEEAAQEHPGPSAPRPVRCIVKLGGAAITNKGELESINEESLRSACAQLRQAMSESEGDGAPEKVLGMDWSKRHGDPADPAVDAEWIAGMAGLGLDTNFIVVHGAGSFGHFQASRSGVHKGGLHSTLVKAGFVATRISVTSLNQEIVRALAREGIPSVGMSPFTCGWSTSQRKIASANASQIIQSLHAGFVPVLHGDAVLDELLDCTILSGDVIIRHLAQLLSPKYVVFLTDVHGVYDRPPTDPNAVLLKEIEVDDKGSWSIVKPALLQGNNKGVEISVAAHDTTGGMETKILEAAVIARLGIDVYITKAGTEHSLRALKGDVSSDSEDWLGTVIRSSK; encoded by the exons ATGGCGGAAGAGGCGGCGCAGGAGCATCCGGGCCCCTCGGCGCCCCGCCCGGTCCGCTGCATCGTCAAGCTAG GTGGAGCGGCGATCACGAACAAGGGCGAGCTGGAGAGCATCAACGAGGAGAGCCTGCGGTCGGCGTGCGCGCAGCTGCGGCAGGCCATGTCCGAATCCGAAGGCGATGGCGCCCCGGAGAAGGTTCTGGGGATGGACTGGAGCAAGAGGCACGGCGATCCGGCCGACCCGGCCGTGGACGCTGAGTGGATCGCGGGGATGGCTGGGCTGGGGCTCGACACCAATTTCATAGTCGTCCACGGCGCCG GGTCTTTTGGCCACTTCCAAGCAAGTAGATCTGGAGTTCATAAAGGAGGGCTCCATTCAACACTTGTGAAGGCTGGCTTTGTCGCTACAAGAATTTCA GTCACTTCTCTTAACCAGGAGATCGTTAGAGCCCTGGCAAGAG AAGGAATACCATCTGTTGGGATGTCACCATTTACTTGTGGGTGGTCTACCAGTCAAAGAAAG ATTGCATCAGCTAATGCTTCTCAAATAATTCAGTCACTCCATGCTGGCTTTGTCCCT GTTTTGCATGGAGATGCCGTTCTTGACGAATTGCTG GACTGCACCATATTGAGTGGGGATGTCATTATACGGCATCTTGCGCAACTTCTAAGTCCGAAATATGTTGTATTTCTG ACAGATGTACATGGAGTATATGATCGCCCTCCAACTGACCCAAATGCAGTACTTTTGAAGGAGATAG AAGTGGATGATAAAGGAAGCTGGTCTATTGTAAAACCTGCATTACTGCAAGGCAACAATAAAGGAG TGGAGATATCAGTAGCTGCACATGACACCACTGGCGGAATGGAGACCAAAATACTGGAAGCTGCAGTGATAGCTAGGCTTGGAATTGATGTTTACATTACAAAG GCTGGAACGGAACACTCGCTGAGGGCTTTGAAGGGGGATGTGAGCTCGGACTCTGAAGACTGGCTCGGAACCGTTATACGCTCGTCGAAGTAG
- the LOC120708155 gene encoding probable indole-3-acetic acid-amido synthetase GH3.2: MAPTEAAAAVAAAKGRVTALGVAACEHDAEKLEFIEEKTRNFDAEQVRVLAEILARNGGAEYLRRHGMEGRTDRAAFKERVPVVTYEDLRPEIERIANGDRSNIISSHPITEFLTSSGTSAGERKLMPTIEDELNRRQMLYSLLMPVMNLYVPGLDKGKGLYFLFIKSETKTPGGLPARPVLTSYYKSDHFRHRPYDPYNVYTSPTAAILCTDSFQSMYSQMLCGLLARTEVLRVGAVFASGLLRAIRFLQLHWKELAHDIRTGTLSARVTEPSIRAAVAEVLAPDGDLADFVEAECAKDSWEGVITRVWPNTKYLDVIVTGAMAQYIPTLRYYSGGLPMACTMYASSECYFGLNLRPMCDPSEVSYTIMPNMGYFELLPHDPEAGEPGRDVDGPPPRLVELADAEVGKEYELVITTYAGLCRYRVGDILQVTGFHNAAPQFRFVRRKNVLLSIDSDKTDEAELQAAVERAAALLAPYGAGIVEYTSQADAAAIPGHYVVYWELMVREGAGGRMPEAAVFERCCLEMEEALNSVYRQLRNGDAIGPLEIRVVRGGTFEEVMDYAISRGASINQYKAPRCVSFGPIIELLNSRVLSKHFSPACPKFSPHRK; this comes from the exons ATGGCTCcgaccgaggcggcggcggcggtggcagcggcgaAGGGGAGGGTGACGGCGCTGGGGGTGGCGGCGTGCGAGCACGACGCGGAGAAGCTGGAGTTCATCGAGGAGAAGACCAGGAACTTCGACGCGGAGCAGGTGCGTGTGCTCGCGGAGATCCTGGCGCGGAACGGCGGCGCCGAGTACCTCCGCCGGCACGGCATGGAGGGGCGCACGGACCGCGCCGCGTTCAAGGAGCGCGTGCCCGTGGTCACGTACGAGGACCTCCGCCCGGAGATCGAGCGCATCGCCAACGGCGACCGCTCCAACATCATCTCCTCCCACCCCATCACCGAGTTCCTCACCAG CTCGGGGACGTCGGCGGGGGAGAGGAAGCTAATGCCGACGATCGAGGACGAGCTCAACAGGCGCCAGATGCTCTACAGCCTCCTCATGCCCGTCATGAACCT GTACGTGCCTGGGCTTGACAAGGGGAAGGGCCTCTACTTCCTGTTCATCAAGTCGGAGACGAAGACGCCCGGCGGGCTGCCGGCGCGGCCGGTGCTGACCAGCTACTACAAGAGCGACCACTTCAGGCACCGCCCGTACGACCCCTACAACGTGTACACGAGCCCCACGGCGGCCATCCTCTGCACCGACTCGTTCCAGTCCATGTACTCGCAGATGCTGTGCGGCCTGCTGGCCCGCACCGAGGTGCTCCGCGTCGGCGCCGTCTTCGCCTCCGGCCTGCTCCGCGCCATCCGCTTCCTGCAGCTCCACTGGAAGGAGCTCGCGCACGACATCCGGACGGGCACCCTCAGCGCCCGGGTCACCGAGCCGTCCATCCGCGCTGCCGTCGCCGAGGTGCTCGCGCCGGACGGCGACCTCGCCGACTTCGTGGAGGCCGAGTGCGCCAAGGACAGCTGGGAGGGCGTCATCACCAGGGTGTGGCCCAACACCAAGTACCTGGACGTGATCGTGACGGGCGCCATGGCGCAGTACATCCCGACGCTGAGGTACTACAGCGGCGGGCTGCCCATGGCGTGCACCATGTACGCCTCCTCCGAGTGCTACTTCGGGCTCAACCTCCGGCCCATGTGCGACCCGTCGGAGGTGTCCTACACCATCATGCCCAACATGGGCTACTTCGAGCTGCTGCCGCACGACCCGGAGGCCGGCGAGCCGGGCAGGGACGTCgacggcccgccgccgcggctggtgGAGCTGGCGGACGCCGAGGTGGGCAAGGAGTACGAGCTGGTGATCACCACCTATGCGGGGCTCTGCCGCTACCGCGTCGGCGACATCCTGCAGGTGACCGGGTTCCACAACGCGGCGCCGCAGTTCCGGTTCGTGCGCCGCAAGAACGTGCTCCTCAGCATCGACTCGGACAAGACGGACGAGGCGGAGCTGCAGGCGGCCgtggagcgcgcggcggcgctgctggcgcCCTACGGCGCGGGCATCGTGGAGTACACGAGCcaggcggacgccgccgccatcccgggCCACTACGTGGTGTACTGGGAGCTGATGGTGCGGGAGGGCGCGGGGGGCAGGATGCCCGAGGCGGCCGTGTTCGAGCGCTGCtgcctggagatggaggaggcgCTCAACTCCGTGTACCGGCAGCTCCGGAACGGCGACGCCATCGGGCCGCTGGAGATCCGGGTGGTGCGCGGCGGCACCTTCGAGGAGGTGATGGACTACGCCATCTCGCGCGGCGCGTCCATCAACCAGTACAAGGCGCCCAGGTGCGTGTCCTTCGGGCCCATCATCGAGCTGCTCAACTCCAGGGTGCTGTCCAAGCACTTCAGCCCGGCGTGCCCCAAGTTCAGCCCGCACAGGAAGTGA